The following DNA comes from Corynebacterium urogenitale.
CTAGCTCTGCAGCGACAGAGGTCGGCAATCGCACCTCGAGGACAGTTCCAGCGGCATCATACTGTTCGTCAATAATCGTTCCTAGCTGGTGAATTCGCGCTACGACCTCTCCACGTGTGAACGGTATGTGAAGTTTGACGTGCGAGTCTAGGCTATTGAGGAAAACCTCCAGACGCGTCTCTAATTCTTCAATGCCTTCACCCGTATGAGCAGAGACGAAGACCACATCATCCAGACGGTGTCGCAACTCCGCGAGAACCAGCGGATCGGCGCTATCGATTTTGTTGACAACAAGGATCTCTGGCGGCGCGGGAGTTCCCGTTTCCTCGACGATGTCCCCAATCACCTTATTCACCGCCGCGATCTGTTCCATCGGGAATGGATCCGAACCATCGACGACGTGTAGGACCACGTCCGCTGCGAGAACTTCCTCCAGCGTCGAGCGGAACGCTTCCACCAACTGTGTCGGCAGGTGGCGGACGAAGCCGACCGTATCGGTGAACACGACAGCGCGTCCATCGCGAAGATTCGCGCGCCGAGTGGTCGGATCCAGTGTCGCAAATAGCGCATCCTCCACCAGAACTCCGGCACCCGTCAACGCATTAATGAGGGAAGACTTGCCTGCATTGGTGTAGCCAGCTATGGCCACCTGGGGGATTGCCGAGGCATCGCGGCGCTCGCGCTTAATCTCGCGGGAGGTCTTCATTCCCGCAATCTCCTTACGCAACTTCGCCATGTCCGAACGTAAACGTCGACGGTCAGCTTCAATTTTGGTCTCACCCGGACCGCGCAGCCCCACACCACCATTCGAGCCAGCACGACCACCCGCCTGGCGCGACAGGGCTCCGCCCCACCCGCGCACTCGGGTGATGAGGTACTCCATCTGGGCAAGTGCTACTTGAGCCTTACCTTCTTTGGATTTAGCGTGTTGCGCAAAGATATCCAAGATCAGCATCGTTCGGTCGATGACTTTCACATCGAGCGCCTTTTCCAGAGCAATCATTTGGCCAGGGCTCAATTCGCCATCGCAGATCACGGTATCCGCCCCTGTTTCCGTGACGATACTCTTGAGCTCATCGACCTTGCCGGAGCCAATGTAAGTGCCCGAGTCCGGCTTGTCCCGCTTCTGGTAGATCATGTCAGCGATTTCCGAACCGGCTGTCGTTGCCAACGCTGCCAGCTCCTCGAGGCGGGCTTCAATCTGGGCCACAGTGCCCTCCGTCCACACGCCCACGAGGACGACCTTTTCGAGGCGCAGTTTTCGGTACTCCACGTCGTAGCCATCAGACTGCTCATCCGTGTATTGACTGGTACCGCGCGTCAATCGTCGCAAACTGGAGCGAGCTTCCAGATCCATCTCACCAACAGTCGGTTGGTGTCCCCCCGCTAATTTCTGTGGCCCGGACGCGCCCTCCGTGGCTGCGGCATATTCATCGTCGTTGCGGTGCTGAATTTCTTTGGTCATTACTTCACTTTTCTACACTTTCACCTGCGTAAAAGAAAAACCGCGGGCGGGGTTGGTTAGCATGGAGGGCATGATCCCTGAACTCCGTAGCGTTGGTTTAGATTTTCAGAAATGGCAGGATGCCCTCGAGGCCGCCTACGCCTCTGGGCGCTTGACAGTGTCCGGAGAGGTTCGTGACGGCCAGGTTCTGCAATACGACGACCCGGCCGGATCCCGCCTGGTCGTACTCGCCGTTCCGCCCTACGGATCCTTCGCCAGTTACGCAGGTGGCGTGGAGACTAGTGCCCACATCAGCATGATCAATGACATCGTGGGCGTGCTGGACATCGTGGAAGACAACCCGATGCTTCAGGTGTCGGGTCAGCAAGCTCCTATCATCAGCTCACTGACTGCGACCGTCGCGCAAGGCCCCATGCTG
Coding sequences within:
- the hflX gene encoding GTPase HflX; its protein translation is MDLEARSSLRRLTRGTSQYTDEQSDGYDVEYRKLRLEKVVLVGVWTEGTVAQIEARLEELAALATTAGSEIADMIYQKRDKPDSGTYIGSGKVDELKSIVTETGADTVICDGELSPGQMIALEKALDVKVIDRTMLILDIFAQHAKSKEGKAQVALAQMEYLITRVRGWGGALSRQAGGRAGSNGGVGLRGPGETKIEADRRRLRSDMAKLRKEIAGMKTSREIKRERRDASAIPQVAIAGYTNAGKSSLINALTGAGVLVEDALFATLDPTTRRANLRDGRAVVFTDTVGFVRHLPTQLVEAFRSTLEEVLAADVVLHVVDGSDPFPMEQIAAVNKVIGDIVEETGTPAPPEILVVNKIDSADPLVLAELRHRLDDVVFVSAHTGEGIEELETRLEVFLNSLDSHVKLHIPFTRGEVVARIHQLGTIIDEQYDAAGTVLEVRLPTSVAAELAEFVV